In the genome of Ensifer adhaerens, one region contains:
- a CDS encoding KUP system potassium uptake protein has translation MSNSLENENQGPAGLKSLLTLALGSVGVVYGDIGTSPLYAFKEALRPVSIDGIDRGEVIGIISLMLWTLTIIVTLKYVLFLLRADNGGEGGTLSLLALLMKTANGHAAILFFMGIAGSALFLGDSMITPALSVLSAVEGLQLVTPELKEFVLPLSLTILIVLFLVQSRGTGAVSAFFGPITAIWFLVMGVIGIVHIADDLSIFAALNPYHAATFLIREQWLGIVVLGAVFLTVTGAEALYADLGHFGRRPIQLAWFALVFPALMLNYLGQGAFILKHPEAAENPFFLMFPSWALLPAVILATAATIIASQAVITGAFSLVRQAIHLNFLPRMEIQHTSETHTGQIFLPGVNIILMIGVVFLVLGFRSSDALATAYGISVTGAMTITTIMAFEFVRKQWHWSLPAAIAGLLPLLLLELVFLGANLFKIHDGGYVPILIATGIVIVMWTWRRGSRILAEKAKANNIPIDKFIEMVSRESEHAPVTVPGTAIFLTSDPGFAPATLLHNIKHNHVLHKQNIILSVRTANKPYVPDDIRYSLSHLSDRFTSLEVRFGFMEMPDITKTLGRIRKEGMKFEIMSTSFYLGRRQLLASPDGGMPLWQDKLFIALANTATRPSDYFRLPSNRVVELGSQVVI, from the coding sequence ATGAGCAATTCGCTTGAAAATGAAAATCAGGGCCCCGCTGGCCTGAAAAGTCTGCTCACGCTGGCGCTCGGCTCGGTCGGCGTCGTGTATGGCGACATCGGCACCAGCCCGCTCTACGCCTTCAAGGAAGCGCTGCGCCCGGTTTCGATCGACGGCATCGATCGTGGTGAAGTCATCGGCATCATTTCGCTGATGCTGTGGACCCTGACGATTATCGTGACGCTGAAATACGTGCTGTTCCTGCTGCGCGCCGACAACGGCGGCGAAGGTGGCACGCTTTCGCTCCTGGCCTTGCTGATGAAGACGGCCAATGGTCACGCGGCCATTCTCTTCTTCATGGGGATCGCCGGGTCTGCACTTTTCCTCGGCGATTCCATGATCACGCCGGCGCTCTCGGTTCTTTCGGCAGTGGAGGGGCTTCAGCTGGTCACGCCTGAACTGAAGGAATTTGTTCTGCCCCTGTCGCTGACGATCCTGATTGTCCTGTTTCTGGTGCAATCGCGCGGGACGGGGGCCGTTTCGGCCTTCTTCGGCCCGATCACCGCGATCTGGTTCCTCGTCATGGGCGTGATCGGCATCGTTCACATCGCGGACGACCTGTCGATTTTTGCAGCATTGAACCCCTACCACGCCGCAACCTTCCTGATCCGCGAACAATGGCTCGGTATCGTCGTTCTCGGCGCCGTCTTCCTGACGGTCACGGGTGCGGAAGCGCTTTATGCCGACCTCGGCCATTTCGGCCGCCGGCCGATCCAGCTCGCCTGGTTCGCTCTCGTGTTCCCGGCGTTGATGCTCAACTATCTAGGCCAGGGCGCGTTCATTCTGAAACACCCGGAAGCGGCTGAAAATCCGTTCTTCCTGATGTTCCCGTCCTGGGCGCTGCTGCCCGCCGTCATCCTGGCGACGGCCGCGACCATTATCGCCAGCCAGGCGGTCATCACGGGGGCCTTCTCGCTGGTGCGACAGGCGATCCACCTGAATTTCCTGCCCCGCATGGAAATCCAGCACACATCCGAAACCCATACCGGTCAGATCTTCCTGCCGGGCGTGAACATCATCCTGATGATCGGCGTTGTGTTCCTGGTTCTCGGCTTCCGCAGCTCCGATGCGCTCGCAACGGCCTATGGGATCTCGGTGACGGGTGCGATGACCATCACCACGATCATGGCCTTCGAATTCGTGCGCAAGCAGTGGCACTGGAGCCTTCCTGCCGCCATTGCCGGCCTGCTTCCGCTGCTGCTTCTGGAACTCGTTTTCCTCGGCGCGAACCTCTTCAAGATCCATGATGGCGGCTACGTGCCGATCCTGATCGCCACGGGCATCGTGATCGTCATGTGGACCTGGCGTCGCGGCAGCCGGATTCTCGCCGAGAAGGCCAAGGCCAACAATATCCCGATCGACAAGTTCATCGAGATGGTAAGTCGCGAAAGCGAACACGCGCCGGTCACCGTGCCCGGCACCGCCATATTCCTGACGTCCGATCCGGGCTTCGCGCCGGCGACGCTTCTCCACAACATCAAGCACAACCACGTGCTGCACAAGCAGAACATCATCCTCTCCGTGCGCACGGCCAACAAACCGTATGTTCCGGATGACATTCGCTACTCGCTGTCACACCTGTCGGATCGCTTCACGAGCCTGGAGGTACGTTTCGGCTTCATGGAGATGCCCGACATCACGAAGACGCTGGGACGTATCCGCAAGGAGGGCATGAAATTCGAGATCATGTCCACCTCGTTCTATCTCGGCCGCCGGCAGCTCCTGGCCAGCCCGGATGGCGGAATGCCGCTGTGGCAGGACAAGCTCTTCATCGCGCTTGCCAATACCGCGACCCGACCCTCGGACTATTTCCGGCTTCCCTCGAACCGCGTCGTCGAACTGGGTTCACAGGTCGTCATCTGA
- a CDS encoding magnesium transporter: MIMLYRADGSARPLAAAEPIDACPDDVVWIDLHCPTRDEESLVERVLGIAVPTRDELKDIEPSSRLYAENGAIYMTASIVWRADTEQPELVDVGFVLAAGRLVTVRYAEPKSISLFIAAFARCVDGRWSGLKVLSRLLETVSDRSAEILETAERKVDEISRRVFASNAVQGQRGRAFPQSILFNIGEEQRLVAKTRDSLASLYRLLTFFYALPLLQEDKDMRELCRTITRDVQSLSEHANFVSGNITFLLDASLGFINLEQNAIIKIFSIASVVFLPPTLAASIYGMNFKIMPELEWTFGYPFALCVMVVSAVVPFFFFRRKGWL; the protein is encoded by the coding sequence ATGATCATGCTTTATCGCGCTGACGGCAGCGCACGGCCTCTTGCAGCCGCAGAGCCGATTGATGCCTGTCCGGACGATGTCGTCTGGATCGACCTTCATTGCCCCACGCGCGATGAAGAGTCGCTGGTCGAGCGCGTTCTCGGCATCGCCGTACCGACCCGCGACGAACTGAAGGACATCGAGCCTTCCAGCCGTCTCTATGCTGAAAACGGCGCCATTTACATGACCGCCTCGATCGTCTGGCGCGCCGATACCGAACAGCCCGAACTGGTGGATGTCGGTTTCGTGCTCGCTGCTGGGCGCCTTGTCACGGTGCGCTACGCGGAGCCGAAGTCGATCAGCCTCTTCATCGCAGCGTTTGCGCGCTGTGTCGATGGTCGCTGGTCGGGTCTGAAGGTTCTGTCGCGCCTCCTGGAGACGGTCAGCGACCGCAGCGCCGAGATCCTGGAGACGGCGGAACGCAAGGTCGACGAGATTTCACGCCGCGTCTTTGCATCCAACGCGGTGCAGGGCCAGCGTGGACGGGCCTTTCCCCAGTCCATCCTGTTCAATATCGGAGAGGAGCAGCGCCTTGTCGCCAAGACCCGCGACAGCCTTGCCTCGCTCTACCGGCTTCTGACATTCTTCTATGCCTTGCCCCTCCTGCAGGAGGACAAGGACATGCGTGAACTCTGCCGCACCATCACGCGCGATGTGCAATCGCTGTCAGAGCACGCCAACTTCGTATCCGGCAACATCACGTTTCTGCTCGATGCCTCTCTGGGTTTCATCAACCTCGAGCAGAACGCCATCATCAAGATATTTTCCATCGCCAGCGTCGTCTTCTTGCCGCCGACGCTTGCGGCCTCCATCTACGGCATGAATTTCAAGATCATGCCCGAGCTCGAATGGACCTTTGGTTATCCGTTCGCGTTGTGTGTGATGGTTGTATCGGCAGTCGTTCCATTTTTCTTTTTCCGCAGGAAAGGGTGGCTCTGA
- a CDS encoding ATP-binding protein involved in chromosome partitioning translates to MSAELSARVLDKLKTLQMPGAGKDVVSLGLVSDVFVSQGKAYFSISVPSAAASSLEPLREQAAALAASVPGIQAATVVLTADRKAGAPTPPPQAPRPAQAQPRTVAKQAIPGIGAIVAVASGKGGVGKSTTAVNLALAFQANGLRAAVLDADIYGPSLPRLMKISGKPQQIDGRLIRPMENYGMKVMSMGFLVDEGTAMIWRGPMIQSALLQMLREVAWGDLDVLIIDMPPGTGDVQLTLAQQAALAGAVIVSTPQDLALIDARKAVNMFNKVEVPILGIVENMSHFVCPNCGTTHDIFGHGGAKAEADKIGAPFLGEIPLDMEIRLNSDAGTPVVVSHPEGPHAKAYREIARRVWDGIQSQAAPAFPDISFE, encoded by the coding sequence ATGTCTGCAGAACTTTCAGCCCGGGTGCTCGACAAGCTGAAGACGCTGCAAATGCCGGGCGCAGGAAAGGACGTTGTCAGTCTTGGTCTTGTGTCAGACGTGTTCGTGTCGCAGGGCAAGGCCTATTTTTCTATTTCCGTACCCTCCGCGGCCGCCAGCAGCCTTGAGCCGCTGCGCGAGCAGGCTGCTGCCCTGGCCGCATCGGTTCCCGGCATCCAGGCCGCAACCGTCGTTCTGACCGCAGATCGCAAGGCCGGGGCACCGACGCCACCGCCTCAGGCGCCGCGGCCCGCACAGGCCCAGCCCCGCACCGTGGCCAAGCAGGCTATTCCCGGCATTGGGGCCATCGTCGCGGTTGCCTCCGGCAAGGGAGGGGTCGGAAAGTCGACCACGGCGGTGAACCTGGCGCTCGCCTTCCAGGCCAACGGCCTGCGCGCGGCCGTGTTGGACGCCGATATCTATGGCCCCTCGCTGCCGCGCCTCATGAAGATTTCCGGGAAGCCGCAGCAGATCGACGGTCGCCTGATCCGCCCGATGGAAAATTACGGCATGAAGGTCATGTCTATGGGCTTCCTGGTCGATGAAGGCACAGCGATGATCTGGCGTGGCCCGATGATCCAGTCGGCGCTTCTGCAGATGCTGCGCGAGGTTGCATGGGGCGACCTGGACGTCCTGATCATCGACATGCCACCCGGCACGGGCGATGTGCAGCTGACCCTTGCCCAACAGGCCGCGCTGGCGGGCGCCGTCATCGTTTCGACACCGCAGGACCTGGCGCTGATCGACGCGCGCAAGGCGGTGAACATGTTCAACAAGGTCGAGGTCCCGATTCTCGGCATAGTGGAGAACATGAGTCATTTCGTTTGTCCCAATTGCGGAACCACGCACGACATCTTCGGCCACGGCGGAGCGAAGGCCGAGGCGGACAAGATCGGCGCACCCTTCCTGGGCGAAATTCCGCTCGACATGGAAATCCGGCTCAACTCCGATGCCGGCACGCCCGTCGTGGTCAGCCATCCGGAAGGGCCCCATGCAAAGGCCTATCGCGAGATCGCGCGACGGGTTTGGGACGGTATCCAAAGCCAGGCGGCTCCGGCATTTCCGGACATCAGCTTCGAATGA